A region of the Apium graveolens cultivar Ventura chromosome 6, ASM990537v1, whole genome shotgun sequence genome:
ATTATTATCAAATTATTTCGGAGAAATTTTTACAAATAGTTTGGATCCGATCCCACCAAACTGGTCAATCCACTAGTACGTCACGTGCAAGGGAGCTAATTACTTGTTATGATATGAGAGGGGTCGACCTGCTGTCAAGCTCCTCACTATTATCACAATTGTTTTGCGTCCACTAAAAAATACGAATATAAATATTTGTATGAGTGACGAGTATTGTTAGATacattataatttaattttagaAAAGTTGAAGGAACTCCAGGTTAAAAAAAATCCTTAGGGAGAACAAGTTTCCAAGTTGCTATCTTGTATCTTATCcaatttatatatttaattattgatCGATCTCATTAATTTATCCAGTTTTCCTCATAAGATTATATTTTTTCTAAACTTCCGAGCTCAAATTAAACGTCTACAATTTAATAAGTCGGAGGGAGTACTTCGTTAGTTTGTTCAAGTAACCTTGCAATGTTCACGTTGGTTTCCTATCGAGTTGTATAGTTGAGAAATTGTAAACTTACGCGAAATGTGTAATTATTTCAAATCAAGAAAATATTGACTTTCGTTTTGTTGAAACAGAAGCAAAAATGAACTTGCATTTGTGCCATCTATCTTGTACTTTTGATATCTATCTGCATTCTACAGTATCTGTTTCTTGATTCTATAAAAAGAAGCCTCAAGTTTGCATTTCAGTAGATATCATCAAACATTTAAACCACAAAGCGAAAATGAAGACAACATTTCTCTCAGTTTCCTGCCTATTCATTGCCTTGACAACTCTAGCTTCTGCTGCAACTAATAGAGTGATCGATGTCGACGGTAAGGATCTCCTAGCCCGAACAAACTACTACATTTTGCCAGTTGTTCGAGGCAACGGTGGAGGCCTTAAAATGTACAGTGGAATAGATGAAGAATGCCCGTTGGACGTTGTACAAGAACCAAATGAAGTGAACAGAGGCCTTTCAGTTTTGTTTGTCCCTCAAAAATCAACCGAACAGTATGTACGTGCTTCTACCGATGTGAACATTCAGTTTTCGGTTGAATCAACATGCAAAGCGACCACAAATGTGTGGAGGCTCGATCAAGCTGTTGTAGCTAATGGTACAAGCTATGTCTCGACTGATTGTGTTTTAGGAAATTACGGTCCTTCTACATATGCGTGTTGGTTTAAGATTGAGAAAGTTGACGGTGGATCTAACTGGTATAAGCTTCGGTTCTGTCCTTCCGCGTGCAAAGATTGCCCACCTGAATGCTTTGATATTGGTATATTGATTGAAAAGAGTGGAACAAGACGTCTGGTTAATACTAATGGGAATCCTTTCCGGGTGTTCTTTAAGAAGGCCTAGAGttttaagtaataatattcacAAATAATAAAAGCATTATGCTTATGTATGCAGAATGTTCTGTAATTTGTTCTCGTTTATGCCTAATGATGGTTTGATTTCCATAATTTTTATATACATAATTATCGAAATGATTTATTTCTGTTACATATTGCTGATATAGTACAAGAACCAAATGAGGTGAAGGGAGGTCAGAAGGCTACATTTGTCCCATGAAAAATCAATTGAGCAATGTGTTTGTGTAACTTCCAATTTAAACATTCTGTTTTTGATAAATGAATTTGAACAACACACTCAAATGTGTGAAGGCTTGACCAAACTGAGGCAACTAATGGTATATCATAGGTCTCAACCAGAGGAACTTGAGGAAATCCCGGTGCTTCTACATTTAACTGTCGGTTCTGGATTCAGAAAGTTGAGGCTGAAAGCTATTGATATAAGCTTTGGCTCTGTGATGCTGCTAACAGTGTACACCTGATTGCTAGGATGTTGGTGATATAATTGAAAAGAGTAGAACAAGAAGTTTTCCTGAGTAGGCCTACTAGATagagtttatattattattttctgGTTCCGCTACTGCTCTCAGGCATCCCTGTGTGCAGAGGTGGATATCAACTCACCTCCAGTATACGCATAGTAAGTTCAGCTCCTCCTATACAGATTCAAATAAATCTTAGGATCCGAGGACCAATGTGGCACTATTACTCAGCCTCAAATAATCTGTCAATATTCAATATCTTTTTTTCCCAATTGAAGTATTAAAAAGGGTACAGGTGTTTTAGGATGTTACGAGTTTCAACAGAACTCCTTTAGCTCCTATTTAGATCTACTCTTGTCAAAAACCTTATTTAGAATTAGCAGCAAGAACTTATAAAACCGAATGAGTTGAACACAGCATCAAGGACTCAATAGAAATTGGAACTTTGGCTTTTCTGCAGTGATAGCTGGTTTCACTATGCTCTTGTCATATGCGAAAGACGAAAGAATTACATTAGCTGCTAGAATGTGAAGGACTATACACAAAATTAGAAGATATAAAGATTATCATCAACTATTCTTACCATGTAAACCACTGAAATAATGCGGGATAGATATTAACTTACAGGAAAAGTGCAGGAACGTCACTTTTATATACTTCGACTGAAAAAAAATCACACGATCAAAATCAACAAATTTAAGTCCATTAAATTGAAAATATTCAGTAAGCTTTCCTCAACTTTGGCGCATTTCTTTAGCTAGGTGTCGGTCCAGGGTTGAGAAGTATCTTAGGCCAATCGTTGCCATAGCTCTCTTGCTCTTTACTGATATCCCTTGCCGAATTTGTTGTACAACCTTTACACGCACTTAACTCAATCCACTCAAGTGTGCATATATTGCCAAAGTCTGTTGGAATCTCCATCAGATATGGGCATCGGTACACCTGTAAACGCTGAAGCACTGGAAAATGATTTTGAGAAGCTGTCCAACCGACAACATCCAAGTCATCAAGTTTTAGACATTTGATATTTGATACCAAGGAATGCTTTTGGACTTGTCTCCCAGTCTGTCCCAACAAAAGCATGAAATTTAAACTTGAGAACTTTGAGGTTAGGCATTGTTATGTGTGGAATTTCACGACATGACAGGAAAGTTTCACAGAAAGAGCATGACGAGATGTCAGGACGGGATCTCGAGGAAGCTGTCATGAACAACATCAGGAAAAGGAGCAGACGCCTGGGAGTAGGACTCAGTCTAAGCAACTTCCGAATAAATAGGAGAAAGAATAGGTAAACTTATCTCCATGTTTAACTGTAACGATTTGAATGGGAGAGAAAGGAAGGCAGGTTGGAGAAAAAgaaggaaagaaaagaagataAGAGGAGGAGTATGATCAACAAAAACACACATCAGCACACACTCGAGAGAGGGCAGAAGAACATCTCGATTCATGATCAACATATCATCAAATATCTTCTCTATATTTCTCAGAAAAATTTGTATTCATAACGGCATAATTCAACCTCTTGTAAGACATGTTCAAAAGATTAGTGGATCATATTTCGGTTGGGAATAAAATACCACCCGCGGTTTTTCCCGTTCTCGGGTTTTCCGCGTCAATAATTCTCGGTGTTATTTACATTTATTTTCCTAAAGAATACATAAACATTCATAGTATCATACACTAATCAAACTTAGCATTTAGCTCACTTAATTCGGTAAAAAcaattggcgccgtctgtgggaaacttGCTAAGGATTTGATTAATACATTACGATGGAAAGCGGCAGAGAACAAGTCACGAACCAAGAAGGAGAAGCTGAGAATAGTAGAGAGATGGCCGCAACATTGAAACAATTACAAGATGAGATGGAGAAGATGGGTTCGGAAAATGAAGCATTGAAGAAGGAACTCACTACGGCTAAATCGAGAACCAAAACTACGACAAAGAAAACCATCCCAAGCGTAATCAGACGTTTGGACATGGATGAAGCAGAAGATTACAACCAAAACGGAGGGCCAACAAATGGAACAGACAATGTTATTGTCGAAGAAGACATGGAGGATGTACCAAATAACGAAGATGACATGGAAAGGAGACGTGATGAGCAACGATATGATGATCATGATGATTGACGAGGAGAGACTGACAGGAGAAGATCGCATTACAAAAGTACAAGATCCAAGAATCAAGTCGCAGAAGAATTTAGAAAGGAACTACAAGAAATGAGGGATTTGATTAAAAGGATACCTGGCGTCCCGAAACCGTTGGAAAAGGCAACCCCGATAAGCTACGCTGATTCCCCTTTTCATGATAACATCGCTTTGGTAGAAATACCAAAACGTTTCACAGTACCACAAATGAGGCCGTATGATGGAACTACTGATCCCCTGGAGCATGTTGCACAATACAAACGACGAATGTTCACAGTACCAATTACACGAGACTTGAAAGAGGCCTGTATGTTTAAGGGTTTTGGTTCAACACTATCAGGACCAGCTTTGCAATGGTTCGTGAACCTTCCACAAGGAAACATCAAGACGTTCGCTAATCTGATAGATGCATTCAACTTACAGTTTGCAAGCAGTCGGGTGTTCGAGAAGACAACTAGTGATTTGTACAAAATTGTCCAACGAAGTAGGGAGCCTTTGTGTGATTACCTGACGAGATTCAACAGGGAGAAGGTGACCATCACCAATTGTGACGTCCCTACAGCTATCGAAGCATTCAGGCGGGGATTAGAACGAGAATCTCCACACTATGAAGAATTGACAAAGTACCCGTGCCGAACAATGGATGATGTGCAAGCCAAAGCCATGGCATAAGTAAGATTGGAGGAAGACAGGATGGAGGAGGATGAGAAGTACTACAAACCATCAAGAAAAATTACAACACCAAGTTCCAAAAATTACAAGCCCTATACTAGACCAAACAGAGATGAAGTATAAGTCAACTCGACACGAGAGTCTAATGAATGGAAGAGAGAGGAACGTAGTGACTGGAGAAAAGACCCCAACCTACCACCAACTTATGACAGCTATGGCTTCACGATCACGCCTTCAGCCATGATTAAGGAGTTTACCAAGTTGGGAGGTGTGGTAAAATGGCCAGTGAAGAGCAACAAACCTAAAGCCAACCCAGATTCTAAACTATGGTGCGATTACCATAGAGATTACGGACACAAGGCTAATGACTGTGTGGCCTTGCGAAAAGAACTACAATTTCTGACCAGGAAAGGGTATCTTACGGAATTCATGACGTCAAAGAAGACATCTTATGTTGGAAATGACGTGTCTCCGAGAAGAAACAACGTGTCACCACTAAGACAACCACCGCCTCCATCATACCACAAGGTGATCAACTTCATCACAGGAGGGTCAGAAATATACGGAGCAACATATTCACAGGCTAAGAGAGCATCCATAGAAACAGACATACGAGTCACATAAGTGGGGGTTAATAATGACAATCTGCCATCCTTAATGTTTGATGAATCAGACACAAAGAACATACGAGAACCACAACAAGACGAACTAGTCATCTCACTACCCGTGGGAAATTGCTTAATTAAAATGATATTGGTGGATAATGGGAGTGCTGCCAACATCATGATGCTTAGCACGTTGACACAAATGGGGTTGGCAGAAAGTGACATGATCAAGAGGTCGACAACATTGGTTGGGTTTAGTGGTGAGACAAAACGCACATTGGGGGAGATTACGTTGTCAACATATGCCCAAGGGGTCAATCTCCTGGAAAAGTTTTGCATAATTGATGTGGACTCGAGTTACAATATAATTATGGGAAGACCATGGATACACAAAGTAAAGACGGTACGATCAATATATCATCAAGTATTAAAATTCCCAACACCATGGGGAGCTCAGAAAATAAGGGGGATCAAAACATGGCTCGGGACTGTTACATGACGTGTCTGAAGCCAACTATCCAACATCAGGGAAACAAGACGCCTGTAGCCACGGTAACATG
Encoded here:
- the LOC141664728 gene encoding uncharacterized protein LOC141664728; translation: MFDESDTKNIREPQQDELVISLPVGNCLIKMILVDNGSAANIMMLSTLTQMGLAESDMIKRSTTLVGFSGETKRTLGEITLSTYAQGVNLLEKFCIIDVDSSYNIIMGRPWIHKVKTGNKTPVATVTWPEQLAEVDLTAGDKKKKNGKWRVCIDYIDLNKACPKYPYPLPHIDTMVDLTAGHELLTFLDASSGFNQIPMEPSDCEKTAFITDRGIYCYLVMPFGLRNVGATFQRLVNKMFKDQI
- the LOC141668964 gene encoding miraculin-like, producing MKTTFLSVSCLFIALTTLASAATNRVIDVDGKDLLARTNYYILPVVRGNGGGLKMYSGIDEECPLDVVQEPNEVNRGLSVLFVPQKSTEQYVRASTDVNIQFSVESTCKATTNVWRLDQAVVANGTSYVSTDCVLGNYGPSTYACWFKIEKVDGGSNWYKLRFCPSACKDCPPECFDIGILIEKSGTRRLVNTNGNPFRVFFKKA